Genomic window (Xenopus laevis strain J_2021 chromosome 3S, Xenopus_laevis_v10.1, whole genome shotgun sequence):
CTCAGTCCCTGTCTCAAAACAACACAGTAATAGAAGAAGGTATTACCATGTTTCTATgagaatgttattttaaaaacataaaaaatctcACCAGGTTTTAGGTGAACACAAAACCATCACAGGGCTAAATGGAGAGGTCTAAAGAGATCAAAACAGGCTGTGTGTATGTTTGGATATTTGCCTCTGAATTagtaggctgtatctgtgctattaaaccagcggTTTGCATGCAGAGCTGGCCAAGGGATTTAAGGACTTATTTGCATTtctgcccataatgccttaaGTGAGGGTTGaagtttttcatttttggttttacgGCTGAACTATGTGAGcagcattttcttaaaaaaagatttgCACTGTGGGTTTTAGGTGAAaagctttttagttttttttgtttctttcttaaagcacacaaggaaaaacaaaagcaatCAATTCAAGAAAAATCAAGTGAGATTTCTCACAACaattataatagtataatatatttgccctttagtgtGCTGCCAGTCAAAACCTGTACAGAGTTTTGTGTCCCACACGAGAAAATTGCTATATAAATCATTCCCATTTTCCTTTATGCGCTGGACACATTTCTCTTTCCTTCACTTCTTTCCATAGTTCAGAatgcaggcactcaaaaaggcagaCTTCTACCAGGCAAAGGTTTTCAAGGTGAAAAGTAATTTATTGTATCcatagccttacgtgtttcgtgttaGCAAACACTTAATCGTAGGCAAACTATGATTCTATTCTATGCTTCTCCAGCATTAATTAATCTTTTGCTCTCTTCAGTCCCCTCCCTTTACTCCTGGACATGGAGTCTCCTCTAAAGTccatgtaaaatatgtaattcccacctgaaataaatttaaaatgtatttaaaatccaTTTAAAACTCATTTGATATATGTCTAGAAACATTCCGTATATATACGCGGATAGTTCAACTATGTATTGCTCAAATCTGGTTTTAATAACAATCTTCACtagcattttatatttacaattgAATGTATACACATAAGAAAAACTTTTATACGCTTTTTctaactttatatttttatatgtatatttatcccTACCTCAATGCTATTTTTCTACTATTTCTTATATCGTATCTTATGCACTATGCACTTTGGGTGTATAAATATTGCACCATATCACTTCCCAACCAACAAAGGTGTACCAATATGgcacgaaaaatcgttcgatcgaacgattaaatcctttgaatcgttcaattcgaaggattttaatccatcgatcgaatgatttttcttcgaccaaaaaatgctagcaaagcctatggggaccttccccattggctaacattgactttggtagcttttaggtggcgaactagggggtcaaagttttttcttaaagagacagtacttagactatagaatagtcgaacgatttttagttcgaatcgtttgattcgaagtagcccattcgatggtcgaagtagccaaaaaaaacattcgaaattctaagtttttttcctctattccttcactcgagtaaatgggccccttcatgTCCCAGTCAACAGCATAGTTAatcatataacaataaaaaatactccACATTCATGGGACTTCACTTCATAGTAAAGTCTATGTTCAGTGTCTGTACAATaaactttaaacaataaaatattgtacATGTAATGAATAGACCACTGAGTGCTGATCATTTTTACCTTTATATATTCTATGTAGATCGATATAAAGATTGGAAACTATGTTTGGGCACATTCAGTAGGGTAATCTAGCAGACTGAAATGCACACAACACAATACAGTTTGTATTTCTGTAAGTGTATTTTCTGTTATAAAAATGAACTTTGCATTGGGTAACTTTTACTTCTTTTTCATTACACTTCCCCTGCTTATTACAAAATGACTAGAATTTTGCTATGAATTTAAACATGAGCTTACAATTTGAAATGAACGCCAAGCCCgagtcatttattttacaccaataTGTTGCCCCATACAAGGTATAATTAGTGGCTTACAAATGTAGAGATTGTGGCTGGTGAAAACCGCTTGCTCTTAACAACTAAGCTTTCGTCTACCACTAATGTATTTAGAATCATTGAAGCAGAGTTCCTATCAACCATAACATTTTGTttcacatgggatataactgttcagttagtctGATTTTAAATCTTAGCATGCAGgatagattcaaaagcaaaatggTATGACtcgtatgcccccccccccaagtcactgattggttactaactGGAAACTAAGGAAgatagctgcaaagcaggaagttgggttctggctattccTCCCCTTACATTTCTCCTTCCTTACATGCTTGGGGACATGCCTTAGCTCCTCCTTTTTGACACATACATGAGATTTAGGGATGATGCAAAGGATTCCTTTATGAAAACTTCTGCAAAATGGTACCTGCCTGTTGTGGCCATGAATTCCAAAACAAAGAAGGACACAAGATCTGACTATTTGTTTagtgtaaagttggccatagacgcaaagatataggAATAGAAGTttccatgtgtggagagtcccgaccaGTCGTTtcagtcaattggacaggttaaaagatttctgtcggctaaagataatttctctgcatgtattgcctgacgatatcaatggaTGACTGTCATtagtatttgtcagacataacttcgTATGGTCATTGTCACGGCCAGAACATggtttgatttgttcttttactattgTATTTAAtcttaatggttagtggcaggtctgaaGTTTGGGACGTCTGATCTTTTGTTCGATACAAGGGTGAAaactgtacgtctatggccagcttaagtaaagTTTGTTTTATGCTCAGTTAATATGATAGAGGAGGATTTGGTATAATTTCATAGGATGACAGGCCCCCTAAAGTCACACAACACTTACGTGCTCTGCTGAACCAAATCAAAACCTGCAAAATGTGGCAAAACCTAGATTCAGCATAACCctagtttttatttagtttttattttacagaatatatttttaaaatatattgtattttgtaatCTCTGTTGAACTTATATGTATGTTAGTCTCTGTATACCAAGAATATTCAGTGGCACCAAAACATACAATAACTATCTACTGCCTCCTGTGCCCATAAATGTCCAAAAATCCTATTTCACACAGGAGAGtgataaaaatagcaataaaaggACCCTATTAAAGGGTGTTTGCTAATATGCACATTGTAAAGGCAGTATCCAATTAATTTCTccagtctgcagcttttatttttaacttccAGTGGGACTTATCTTATTATTTTACTTGGTAATAAATATTGCATAGCAACATACTTACCATTATATAATCAAACCCGTCCCTTTGTAATTTTGTACACAACTTTAAGATAGGATACATTACGGGATTGATATTAGACAGCAAAACAAGCTACGGCAGGGAAGCTTAAATAATAAAACTACAggattgaatataaaatataatttggagATAACcccaaaatagaaaaatataaaaatgtgagaaatgaTCAACAAATGTAATGTGTAGCTCAGTGCAAAGCAGCTGAAGTCGAGAGTGATTTGGGATTTTCTCCATGATACCCTGTACCTCCTTCAGAGGACTGATAGTGTCCAGCACATACCAGAGACTCAGAGCTGCTCTGTGAACACACACAAGCTCACGCTGCCTTTCCAAAGAGACCACTGTGTTACTGAAGCTAATATAAACATCCCTGAAGTCAGTTTTAAAGTATAAAGGTGCATTCTGTGTGGAACAGCAATTccaactatggcagaataggagTGCTTCATAGTGTTTATTAAGGTAATGTGAACAGTCAAAATGCAGATGAAACGGTATTCAGTAAACACATTAAATTAAGTGCATTGCCTGCCAAGCAAGTTGAGAACTATGCTCGCTAACAGTACTTTAGAGTAAGAAATGCTATGTAACTGGCCTACAAGGTAGGGGCAGCCATCAGTGTGATTGATAGCAACTTATTTcagtactctagcaaccagaataACCACCTTTCTTAAGGGTTCCTATTGTCCTAGCTATCAAGGTTAGTTTTAGGGAGGGGTAGCGAGTACATTAACTGTGGGTGTCGCACACCAGCAAAATTGGTTTAAAAGTAACAGATTTGATTGTTAATATAGTATATGAAGTATACAAGTCCCAGGAGTCCACTGGCAGCAGAAGGCTAttgaggggtgctgggagttgtaacacAACCATTGCTGGAGGGTTGTAGTTTAACTTCATTGATTTAACCGAGACCAAGACATCCTGTATAGTTTTTTGCTATATCTTCTCTATCTGAAGTTCTGAAGTGCAGGACCTACTGATCTGGGATGGTAAGCCTGCACAGGATAAGTAGTTCTTTTGAGCCCTCCAAATTAATGGCAATTCCCTTGCCCAGCCTACCATGTAAGGACATATAATAAAAGTCTCTCTGTTTATCTAGCAGAGTAGGGCCAAGAAAATGTAGATTTGATGCTttggaaagaaggaaagaaaaatatatgagGCAGCACAGATTACTCATTGCAGTGTAATAAGACAAACACAAAAAGCGAGCTCTGTGCCTAAGGGAACCATACAAACTCTTTTCAGTAATACATGTTAATAGAGTCAGTGGGAATCCTAGGAACTGTGGGATGGGAAGAAAAACAACTTTCCATGAAGCAAACAGACTTACCATTTATTTCATCTTGAGACTTGGTTGATCTCTTGCCACGCTTCTTGAAAAAATTGGAAGCCTCTGATCCTTGCATAAAAATCTTACTCTTCAAACCTAAGGTGGCAAATATGATTATTTCATCGCTGTGAATAGCTCCACAAGTGAATGTTAGTATGTATAGAATATATTCACATATGGTTTCTATTAAGGTTCCATTGCTCATTACTAGCTGTGTCTGAGTCTGGGTACATTTctgatacatactgtacatgtgttgTGCAAAAGCAGTGCAGACAGAAAGAGATTTGGGGAGGCTGCTGATATTGCACCTTATACCGTTACCCCATAAATATAGCATTGACTTACTTTCTTTCGGGTCTGGGGCACGATCATCTTTGGTTCTAACTGCAGCACTTTCGCCTTCATGTAAAACTAAAAGCAAGACACAGGAAAGACTTATTAAAACAATGACTGGTGTGATTCTAAATTTAACAATTTACTGCGTGGGTAGAGACATATTTCTTTGTATTGCCAAGTATCACGAAAATAAATTCTATGTGTACACATACTATGtgtcacaaacaaacaaacaaaatattaagTTAAAATAGATCAGTCTTGTCCAGCCCGTTGACTTTTTGTTGTTGCTGTACTACAAAACCCAGAGTCCTATGCAGCTTGCAATAGCTTTTGAACGGTGTACGTAAGTCAGCAACTGTAAAATGTACCTAAACAAAACTGTAGTCAGGTATGTGCATCATGCTGTTCtccagatgttgttgaactacaaatcaAACTACAACTTATCAACTATAAGCTgccagggatgctgggagttgtagttttaaaaaCCTATGCAATGAACAAACAAGTCACAAAACAAtatgaaaattttaataaaatcaccATTTTACTACTCATACCCTAGGGGCAAATTAAAAGGCGTAGTCCCATGCTGCACTATTTTGCATCTGTGAGAATGCAAAGCATTGCATTATAGTAAGTATACACAGCTCCCATCCCAATCCTTGGACAAGCTAGCCATACAATTATACTACTAAATCTCTCCATTTCTGTATGTACAAATGTAAGGAACAGCTCAAACACACCTTTTTAGGACTTTTACCTTGGTGTTCCACTACAATTAGACATTAGTAGAACATGTCCACCCTATTTTCACAGTTGAAAAATACACCATAGTGTGTctatatgtaaataaaccacaaaaggggcatatttatcaaagagtgaagttagagatcaccacaatccactagagtgaaagtccgccactctccattcatttccatgaaTGTTTAAAAgagtatcaatgggtgaaagggaaACTTTATCTTTTGATAGATATGCCTTTAAaattctatagaaatgaatggagtggcagaatttcactctagaggactgtggtgatctctaacttcactctttgataaatataccccaaagagcAGTACATAGCATTATCTGTATAACATGAGTTACCAGCAAACACAAATCCCACTACTTATTTCCAATCTAAATAACAGTATTAAACGCCCATAAAATTGGCAACTACTACAATgagcaatacatttacatttagcaGTAAAACATATGTCTTACAATAAAACTAGTGCAAATTTTGCATGGGCactaaaaatatttctatttaccATTTACTCTCCTGTACAGATTTGTTGATATTTGCCTGTTTTTAGACAATGTATATCAAGCTTGTACTTACCTGCCAGTAACACAATTGCTGCAGCACAGCTAAGAAATAGGACTTGTTTCCCGTTCATCCTTTCTGGTTTTAAGTTGTCCTGTAAAATTCTGCAAGGGACTGAGGGAGAGTCACGGATTTCTCATGTGTCAGATAGGAAGGTGAGGCAGTAGCAGGAATGTTACTGGAGGAGGAGGGGTCTGGCCACTGAATTCTTCTAGTCCCATAGGATTTTAAACTCCATTCAATCTTACAAGTCACATAGAGAGGTATACTGCACCAACACAATATCCATCATTTTGACATAGCTTTAAATTTTAACTTGCCATCATTTTATAACCATGGTTGCAATTTTGTATCTCAGTGTACCACTATAAGTAATAATTTGCAACCAGTAACAATGCACTCCTTACTTTGTCTCAATGCGTTAGCCCAGCAAGGCCTAGAGGCACAAGGAATAGTAAAtgtctatggtatcttacagtATCCCCCCTGGCATttccagaaaccacagattgccagtccaagcctgCAATGTCCTTTTGTGAGCTAACATGTCTTTGCTTGCTTTTATTAGTCAATACTCCATACCCATTTGATACATCATTGGCTgctagcaggtccggactgagaattaaaataggccctggcatttcaggtacacagaggcccaatcagcccacatagaggcccaaacagcccccaccagcccactaaatactgactttctatgggaccttatagcagcccctctggcatttgccagaacctgcagattgccagtccgggcctagctgtacactgaacattttaaatatgatgattagggaagcaccgaatccactattttgcccTTTCCTTCAGTTATTTCTCTCTTCATCTGTCCAACCCAGGTAATATCTAATGCACTCTCTCCCATGAATGTATTAGCTTTGGCAACTCTCCCACTCTGACATGAACTTTTGCATTTCTCACcccacaaaataaaaatcaatttcacTCTCTCGTCATCTTCTTCATCCAGCCCCTCCAAGCACATCTACCTCCGCATCTCTGCCTATCAAATTCACTAGCCTCCCCAATCTTAAAAACACAGATATTACCTTCTGCACAGATTTTCAACTGTTAATAAACCTCTTTCTTTCccaaatatatttcttattttccATGATATCTATCTCTGCCATATATATTTCCCCATAATCCATCTAGTATTTTCCtgtaaaaaatggtaaaaagttaaaaaaaataaaaagacttaaAACTAAAACTAACATTCACAGGGTTTAAACAGGGGATAATAATGAAAACGGGCCACTAAgacataaaacaaattaaaatctgggaaatgttcCAATTGGAATGCACTGGAACATGAAAGggccaaaaaaattgaaaatgacaCGGGTAAACTGCTTTATTCCAAAGCTTAATAATGattatattttcaatttaaattctATAGGGCACCAATTCCAAATGAGCCTATGAATATTTGCTCTGGGCAATGGAATGTAGTGCATTGCCCATGGGTGATAGAAaagatttaattttgttttggtcATGTTCTAGAGACAGACTAAAGCTGCACTAGATTTAAAAAATGGCCTCGAACTATAGCAAATATTTTAATACTTAGTGTTCTGATAGGAGTAAAATCAAAGACAATGATATGGAAGGCTGGAGTCCTGGTGCACATCACACAGTTGATATTGTTCCACTTAGTAAGGTCAGagaataaactatatatactaaaAACTAGCCCCTCATCCATCAATTGCAATGAATGATTTGTGTGTGCTATAGATATTGGCAGGGAATTCTACATGTAACAGAGACTGAGGAGTCATTGATCCTTCTGAAtggaactgtttttttaaaaaaaaatatcaatgttaaagggtttgttcaccttccaaacactttattcagtttagttggtttcaaattattccccagaaataaagacttttttttttaaattactttccaacatctaattttaaagttgaatgtgtctgtctctggtgtttgagtctggcagctcagtaattcgggtgcagactctgaactgttacaatttgctacatttagttgatacaattagttgatacatttctcagcagtatctgtggaatattagcagctattgtatcaattctaacagttgcctttaatgaaatccagagattctgctcagcagtgacaaagataagaaatgtattaactaaatgtatcaatttagaacagtttacagggtcggcgacccccctttcccagagctgctttagaaggtgaaaaattacactttacacttcaatattagaaaaacggtgacacatagaaaatagaaagtaattggaaaaaagtcattatttctggtgatctatcgggaaaacaacttgttgtttgaaggtgaacaacccctttaatatataatttagttGCTGCTTTTCTATGTCAAACAAATTCCATAATGACTTCTAAACGGAGAACAGCgttaatactgtatgtgttcaTTCCAGCATGAAGGACCACTGTACATTTTACTGgcaaattgtgcttaatacaggagaatacctatgctgatatTGTTTAGTGATTTGTCTTTAAAAAAGACTAGAAGTATACTTAAAGAGTTGCTCTTGCTATACAATTCCATTACCAGCCACTGTCAAGTGGCAAGGCCCCAACATAAGGTCCTAAACTGGTTTTTGCTACCCATTAAATATCTGCCTAGTCAGTTTTAGGCAAGCTTAAACAAATTGTTTGGCCAACTATTTAAACTCCCATCTTCTAGACATCCCAGCTGCAGATACTTTTTCCCAATCTATGAATACAAATAATGTATTGAGGCTGCTCTTAAAAGGTCTGGACTTTTTTTAGTTTAGTGCAATGCTAAGTCTAAACTAAAAAGAATTAAGAAACCAATGCATCAGTATTGGGATACATTGGATCACTAATacagatcattattattatttttttctagattAACCAGCGCTAAATCAGGTTAGGCAGATTCTTTACATGTTAGAGCTTTATTTGAAACacatttacaattttacattttgttttatataatatagtaCAATGATATTTTGTATCACTGTGTTTAGCTATATTTAGCGATTCTGTTTTTGTGAAGATTTGCTGCAGTTGTAGTTTTCAGTTACACATTGTTgataaatggaaaaatgttgcTTCCAGTGTGTGTTCTGCCTCAATggttatataaaactataaaggaTATACAATCAAGCATCTACAGCGGAAGTGAGTTAAAATTCTGGCGAAATACACATAATTAACATAAAATCAGCATTGTCaaatatgttatttgtattttacgTCTTTCAACTAATCAAATTATGATcacatatacaaaatattaaaggttAACTAGCGTAAACTATGGCAACACAGCAACAATTAAAATTACCATTGCAACAAATATGTTAAATTATCTGAACAGCAATTACATAGGACATTAagaccaatttattttttttaaccgctaaatgtaaaacaaattacAGATTTGTTCGCTCTCCATTTATAAGCCGGCCCCTAACCATCCAAGTAtcctacaaaagaaaaaaaacatttaatttgcctGATAAATATGCAAAGAATAAGAACATTTTTATCACACCTGAGCCAGAAATCTAAAAGTGAAATTGTCAACATACAGGTAAagaaaggatccattatctggaaacccattttccagaaagctcagaagtacTGGAATGATACAGAGATTTTTTACTATATAGTCCTATTGAAACAAACAGTTCCTTATTTTTGACTGATTATCCTTTTCTcagtacttgatgataactaagctagcATATATCCAATATGgataaacaatatttgttttttaaatagtctTAAGCTACAGTGCTTCACTCCTCTAACTAAATCAGCAAAATACCTTTCTAATCAGCAGTGCAGTAAGTACAAAATTAGCTTTTTGGTAAACAATAATTTTGATTCCTTGTGTCATAGAATATTACTGTACTAATACAACAAAAATACTCTCCCATGTAAATAAAAGTGACTATAACACTGTCCTACAAACTGTCTTAATTTTGAAGCAGTAATTAAAATACTGTACCTTTTTCTTGAAGTTAAGTTAGCATAAATTCATAATCATGTCATAGAATATTTAAGTATTTCAAGCTAAAGCCACAGAGCTctacattacagaaagaccttttatcaaaaacaaaaaacaggtcccaagcattagcccgataatagatcccatacctgtattacacattgtttttaggaaaaactgattttttttttggcagtagTATTTCTTGCATTGTGATAACATTTTATCAGGGTCACATTACATAACATCAATGAAATATGTGTGAAGTCTTTCTTAGAATCTGTTGAACCACTCATGAAATGCTGGAAGTGATGTAATAAGaggcactatggggcaaattcactaacgcgcgaagcgccgaacgctagggttaattcgctagcgtttggcattttcgctactgcgcaaattcactaacgaacgctggcgtagtttcgctagtgttacttcgcaaccttacgccaggcgaatcttcactagcgacgaaactacgcaaattcactaacttgcgcagtgtatcgaacgctaccttttacgctagacttccttcgccacctcagacctggcgaagcgcaatagagtagatagggattgtttaaaaaaaagtcaaaaatttttctaagtcccaaaaaacgctggcgtgttttctacatgatggctgataggctgaaaaagatcgaaaattttttggggctccccttcttcccccctacatttcctgactcatggcaacatacctagacagtgggcacatgtgtagggcaaaataaaatttttattggctgatttgaaggttttctaggcatttgttgtgcagatacgtgttcctccattgaaatttgaattttgcgccgtatgcaaattagcctttgctagcgcaacttcgctttatatagcgaaacaacgctagagcaacttcgcaaccttacgctacccctgtgcgcaacttcggattttagtgaatttgcggagccctggcgaaacttcgcctggcgaagttgcgcctggcgcaacttcgcatcttagtgatttTGCCCCTATATCGGTCCCATTAAAAGTACATTCTAAAAGCAGATTTTAGATTTTGTTCATACAAGTCTGGGAATTCAAGTATTAAATTCTTACCTTCAGAGTGAGACCAGATAACCCATAGCGCTTTTTGGCAAGTTCCACCACCTCCGTCTCAATATTCTCCTGGGTGGTGCCCTTCACATCAATATAGTGGCAGTCTGCACTGGCATAATGGCAAGATATTGCCTAAAGGGGAAAGAGGACACAAttgaaaaaatggcaaatatattGCAAACACTCCAACTGGATGTGAGCAggtaaaaaacacacaatgacggaaaaaattatttatttacttaatatGCCTATGTCAGCTCAGAGACCCTATAGatattacatttataattttatagatatcagataaataaaatagattatcTGTGACGGTGAATGCAAAAATGGATGGCCTATTTTTCTCTATTTAAAACTAACTCTTCTGATCCCAGGGGTTAAAAAAGGGAGacaataaaggcaaaaaacacagGTGTATGTATATTGCTTTAATTCTGGGCAATACCCAGTGCTTTGGATATCATATGTTGACCTCTGGTCTTTCTAAACAGCGTATAACAGTAAATTTGAAAGTGCATGGCTTTTACACATGATCTCACCATCATTATTGCAATCATTTAAGCCACTGCATCACTGGTATGAGTGACTGGTTTAATGTGTGAAACCAATGTGAGAGACAGGTTGTCTGCAATTACAAGGGTTTACAAATCTTCACAGAACTTGATTTATGCAGCAGCTAATTAGTAAAGCTAACATCCTTCCCAGTAAA
Coding sequences:
- the ucma.S gene encoding unique cartilage matrix-associated protein is translated as MNGKQVLFLSCAAAIVLLAVLHEGESAAVRTKDDRAPDPKESLKSKIFMQGSEASNFFKKRGKRSTKSQDEINAENRQRLSADERRREYYEEQRNEFENYVEEQQDEQEERSREQIEQWRQWHYDGLSPSYLYQRQNI